From a region of the Campylobacter sp. genome:
- a CDS encoding DUF4198 domain-containing protein, whose protein sequence is MRKSLAVLAVLGAFSVAGAHDFWLAGQNDDKLRVQIGFGDGFATCEPIDKQRENNFEIPVVIDKNGKKIELKRTSENYKFEGEKQPEGVYIITGQYKPTFWTEDKSGKWHMGGTKDTIKDAKFCRRATMLAKGVINTQAGDLITKPVGERLELVPLENPVNFKANKPFKIKVLFEGKPLANAAVEGAPDGFLEDMSAFYGMTDDKGEIEVMALKPGPWILKARNKLAFSDPKKCDEETIIASFAFEVK, encoded by the coding sequence ATGAGGAAAAGTTTAGCTGTATTGGCAGTTTTAGGTGCATTTAGCGTAGCTGGCGCGCATGATTTTTGGCTTGCGGGTCAAAATGACGACAAACTGAGGGTTCAGATCGGATTTGGAGATGGATTTGCCACGTGCGAGCCGATCGATAAGCAGAGGGAGAATAATTTTGAAATCCCCGTAGTCATAGATAAAAACGGCAAAAAAATCGAGCTAAAGCGCACGAGCGAAAACTATAAATTTGAGGGCGAAAAGCAGCCGGAAGGCGTCTATATCATTACCGGGCAATATAAACCGACCTTTTGGACCGAGGATAAAAGCGGCAAATGGCATATGGGCGGCACGAAAGATACGATTAAAGACGCTAAATTTTGCCGTCGCGCCACTATGCTCGCAAAGGGCGTAATCAACACACAAGCAGGCGATCTCATAACTAAGCCCGTGGGCGAGCGACTCGAGCTCGTACCTTTAGAAAATCCGGTAAATTTCAAAGCCAATAAGCCGTTTAAAATTAAAGTGCTATTTGAAGGCAAGCCGCTTGCAAATGCCGCGGTTGAAGGTGCGCCGGATGGATTTCTGGAAGATATGAGCGCATTTTATGGTATGACCGACGATAAGGGCGAAATCGAGGTAATGGCGCTAAAGCCGGGTCCTTGGATACTAAAAGCAAGAAATAAACTCGCATTTTCGGATCCAAAGAAATGCGACGAAGAGACGATCATCGCGTCCTTTGCTTTTGAGGTAAAATAG